In Trichocoleus desertorum NBK24, the following are encoded in one genomic region:
- the psbP gene encoding photosystem II reaction center PsbP: MLRKIAALLIVLCLNLSGCTASATSGMTSYIDSIDGYQFLYPLGWTEVKVTNGPDVVLHDLIEPTENVSIVINPVPNQKKLEDLGSPGEVGYQLSKSAIAPVGSNRKAELVTADSREFNGKTYYTLEYAVQLPNNQQRHNLASVVVSNGRLYTLNASTTEQRWPKVHRLLTNVVNSFSVN; this comes from the coding sequence ATGCTGAGAAAAATCGCAGCACTCTTGATTGTTTTATGTCTCAACCTCTCTGGTTGCACTGCTTCAGCCACCAGCGGCATGACCAGTTATATTGATAGTATTGATGGCTATCAGTTTTTGTATCCGCTTGGCTGGACCGAAGTAAAAGTCACCAACGGCCCGGATGTCGTGCTGCATGATTTGATCGAACCGACTGAAAATGTCAGCATTGTGATCAATCCCGTCCCCAACCAAAAAAAACTAGAAGATTTAGGCAGTCCAGGTGAAGTTGGCTATCAGCTTTCCAAAAGTGCGATCGCTCCAGTAGGTTCTAATCGCAAAGCTGAACTCGTTACCGCCGACTCCCGCGAGTTCAACGGCAAAACCTATTACACCTTGGAATATGCAGTTCAGCTTCCTAACAACCAACAACGCCACAATCTCGCTAGTGTAGTGGTGAGTAATGGGCGGCTCTACACGTTGAATGCTTCTACCACTGAGCAACGCTGGCCCAAAGTGCATCGTTTATTAACAAACGTTGTTAATTCTTTTTCAGTTAATTAA
- a CDS encoding nucleoside triphosphate pyrophosphatase: MGIPQFVLASASPARRRLLQNAGIQPLVSQSNFDESLVQLTNPADLVQTLALRKAETVTPYFTEALILGCDSVLAIDGEIHGKPADAADAIARWQQMRGKVGDLYTGHALIDLTQNKSLVRCRVTRVYFANISDRQIEAYVATGEPLGCAGCFALEGKGSAFVEKLEGCHTNVIGLSMPLLRQMLSDLGYDITNFWGRTIS; this comes from the coding sequence ATGGGTATCCCACAGTTTGTTTTAGCCTCCGCTTCTCCCGCTCGTCGGCGCTTGTTGCAAAACGCGGGCATTCAGCCGCTTGTCAGTCAGAGCAATTTCGACGAATCTCTGGTACAACTAACCAATCCAGCAGACTTAGTACAAACGCTGGCGCTGCGTAAAGCTGAAACCGTCACCCCTTACTTCACAGAAGCCCTGATTTTAGGATGCGACTCTGTTTTAGCCATTGATGGCGAAATTCATGGCAAACCTGCTGATGCAGCCGATGCGATCGCCCGTTGGCAGCAAATGCGAGGCAAAGTCGGCGACTTATATACAGGCCACGCTCTGATTGACCTCACCCAAAATAAATCTTTAGTGCGTTGCCGTGTGACTCGCGTCTACTTTGCCAATATCAGCGATCGCCAGATTGAGGCATACGTGGCGACAGGGGAGCCGTTAGGTTGTGCTGGCTGTTTTGCGCTAGAAGGTAAAGGTAGCGCCTTTGTCGAGAAACTAGAAGGCTGTCATACCAACGTTATCGGCTTGAGTATGCCCCTGCTCCGACAAATGCTGAGCGATCTAGGCTACGACATTACTAACTTTTGGGGTAGGACTATTAGTTGA
- a CDS encoding NADP-dependent isocitrate dehydrogenase: protein MYEKLTPPETGSRITFENGEPIVPDNPIIPFIRGDGTGIDIWPAAQKVFDAAVQAAYGGKRQIAWFKVYAGDEACEKYGTYQYLPQDTLNAIKEYGVAIKGPLTTPVGGGIRSLNVALRQIHDLYACVRPCKYYPGTPSPHKSPEKLDVIVYRENTEDIYLGIEWRQGSEIGDRLIKLLNTDLIPATPEHGNKQIPLDSGIGIKPISKTGSQRLVRRAIKHALRLPANKQMVTLVHKGNIMKYTEGAFRDWGYELATTEFRQECVTERESWILGNKASNPNLSTEDNARQIEPGYDALTEEKQAQIRQEVEAVLNSIGATHGNGQWKTKVMVNDRIADSIFQQIQTRPDEYSILTTMNLNGDYLSDAAAAIVGGLGMGPGANIGDSCAIFEATHGTAPKHAGLDRINPGSVILSGVMMLEYMGWQEAADLIKKGLGAAISKSEVTYDLARMMEPPVEPLKCSEFAEAIIKHFND, encoded by the coding sequence ATGTACGAAAAGCTTACTCCCCCCGAAACTGGAAGCCGCATCACATTTGAGAACGGAGAACCGATTGTTCCTGACAACCCAATTATTCCGTTTATTCGGGGTGATGGAACAGGGATTGATATTTGGCCTGCTGCTCAAAAAGTATTTGATGCCGCCGTGCAAGCAGCTTATGGTGGCAAGCGTCAAATTGCCTGGTTTAAGGTCTACGCTGGCGATGAAGCCTGCGAAAAGTACGGTACTTACCAATATTTGCCCCAAGACACCTTAAACGCCATTAAAGAGTATGGAGTTGCCATTAAAGGCCCTCTGACCACTCCAGTTGGCGGTGGCATTCGTTCGCTCAACGTGGCCTTGCGCCAAATTCATGACCTTTACGCTTGTGTGCGTCCCTGTAAGTACTACCCAGGCACCCCCTCACCGCACAAAAGCCCAGAAAAGCTGGATGTCATTGTCTATCGCGAGAATACAGAAGATATTTACCTCGGCATCGAGTGGAGGCAAGGGAGTGAAATAGGCGATCGCCTGATTAAGCTACTCAATACTGATCTAATTCCTGCAACTCCAGAGCACGGCAACAAACAAATTCCCTTAGATTCAGGAATTGGCATTAAGCCCATTAGTAAGACGGGCTCTCAGCGTCTCGTGCGACGGGCCATTAAACATGCGCTGCGACTTCCAGCCAACAAGCAAATGGTGACTTTGGTGCACAAAGGCAACATCATGAAGTACACCGAAGGCGCATTCCGCGACTGGGGCTATGAGCTAGCGACCACTGAGTTTCGCCAAGAGTGTGTAACAGAGCGCGAATCTTGGATTCTTGGCAACAAAGCAAGCAACCCCAACCTTTCTACAGAAGATAATGCTCGCCAGATTGAACCGGGATACGACGCTCTAACGGAAGAAAAGCAAGCCCAGATTCGCCAAGAAGTAGAAGCTGTGCTCAATAGCATTGGGGCGACTCACGGCAACGGCCAGTGGAAAACTAAAGTCATGGTCAATGACCGCATTGCAGACAGCATTTTCCAGCAGATTCAGACTCGGCCTGATGAATACTCAATTCTGACGACAATGAACCTGAATGGAGATTACTTATCTGATGCGGCAGCGGCGATCGTCGGAGGCTTGGGTATGGGGCCAGGAGCCAATATTGGCGACAGTTGTGCCATCTTTGAAGCGACTCACGGCACAGCTCCTAAGCATGCAGGACTCGATCGCATTAATCCCGGATCTGTAATTTTATCCGGCGTGATGATGCTGGAATATATGGGCTGGCAGGAAGCAGCAGACTTGATCAAGAAAGGACTTGGTGCTGCTATTTCCAAAAGTGAAGTGACTTACGATTTGGCTCGTATGATGGAGCCTCCGGTGGAACCGCTAAAGTGTTCCGAATTTGCCGAAGCCATCATTAAACACTTCAACGATTAG
- the yidD gene encoding membrane protein insertion efficiency factor YidD: METSIADLWVRQVAASAIAGYQKHLSPHKGFSCAHRLLHRGESCSQYVKRMILEQGLWAAIPAMRSRFAECKVANQVLQARRTRHLLQAQSRRTRDADKPGDRGSHSPDSCSGADELVSCLDCAEPCSEIDCNSFDCSLGEQENCADLDCGSGLDCSGLDCSSCDCGSGDCGSCG; the protein is encoded by the coding sequence ATGGAAACGTCAATCGCAGATCTTTGGGTTCGTCAAGTGGCTGCTAGCGCGATCGCTGGGTACCAGAAACATCTCTCCCCTCACAAAGGCTTCTCCTGTGCCCATCGCCTGCTGCATAGGGGTGAGTCCTGCTCGCAATATGTGAAGCGGATGATTCTAGAGCAAGGCTTGTGGGCCGCTATTCCAGCGATGCGATCGCGCTTTGCGGAGTGCAAGGTTGCCAACCAGGTTTTGCAAGCTCGGCGAACCCGCCACCTGCTACAAGCTCAAAGCAGAAGGACGCGAGATGCAGACAAACCAGGCGATCGCGGCTCTCATTCGCCCGACTCCTGTTCTGGAGCAGATGAGTTGGTTTCTTGCCTTGACTGCGCTGAGCCTTGCTCAGAAATCGATTGCAACAGCTTCGATTGCAGCCTAGGAGAACAGGAAAACTGCGCTGACCTTGACTGCGGTTCTGGCTTAGACTGCTCTGGTTTAGATTGCTCTAGTTGCGACTGTGGCAGTGGTGATTGCGGGAGTTGTGGCTAA
- a CDS encoding ABC transporter substrate-binding protein — MTAISCAMKLLRRWFSVLLVLTLAIALLFGLTGCRPTEFRTAAAQVPQLVLTALSDPKTFNPVFNQEFPNVFLFTEEHLLRENGVTGEVEPALAEAWSISADKQRIVFNLRPNLQWSDGQPLTAADVVFTFDQVIFNPKIPTDYADTLRIGVSRAFPQVRQLDDRRVEFILPEPFAPLLRSLAGHDGAPILPKHVLERSIQTVGSDGNPQFISTWTTATNPKQLVVNGPYQVESYVSGQRIVFRRNPYYWRRDSQGQPLPYVERIVWQFIENTDTQLLRFRSGDLDVMGDVRPLRPEYFSLLKREEKRGKFKLYNGGPWSGTTYLTFNLTEARDKNNRPFVDPIRSKWFNTLAFRQAIAHAIDRPRMNNNLFRGISELQDSPVSVQSPYYLSPQEGLKTYDYNQQKARQLLEGAGFKYNAQGQLLDAESHLVRFTLLTNAENRQRVAMGAQIKQDLSAIGIQVDFTPISFNTLLDKVSSSRDWEAHMIGFTGGIEPHGAANLWMSSGGSHSLNLKQQPGQPPIQGWQPKDWELEIDRLYTAGARELDETKRKAIYGDFQRIVQEQLPVIYLVNEIAIVAVRDRVQGLKYTGLPSWGLWNIPELKIEDNQAN; from the coding sequence ATGACCGCTATTTCTTGTGCGATGAAATTGCTCCGTCGCTGGTTCTCTGTTCTGCTGGTACTGACTTTGGCGATCGCGCTGCTCTTCGGGTTAACGGGATGTCGCCCGACGGAGTTTCGCACTGCCGCAGCCCAAGTGCCGCAATTAGTTCTGACGGCGCTGAGTGATCCCAAAACGTTTAATCCTGTCTTTAACCAGGAGTTTCCTAACGTGTTTCTCTTTACCGAGGAGCACCTGTTACGTGAAAACGGAGTCACGGGTGAAGTAGAACCTGCTCTGGCAGAAGCCTGGAGCATTTCAGCCGATAAGCAGCGGATAGTTTTCAACCTCAGGCCAAATCTGCAATGGTCGGATGGGCAACCCCTAACTGCTGCCGATGTGGTCTTTACCTTTGACCAGGTGATCTTTAACCCAAAAATTCCGACGGATTACGCCGATACCTTGCGGATTGGAGTGAGCCGAGCTTTCCCTCAGGTGCGCCAACTAGACGATCGCCGAGTGGAATTTATTTTGCCCGAACCGTTTGCGCCGTTGTTGCGATCGCTAGCTGGGCACGACGGTGCGCCGATTTTGCCCAAGCATGTTTTGGAGCGCTCAATCCAGACCGTTGGGTCAGATGGTAACCCTCAGTTCATCTCCACCTGGACGACTGCCACGAACCCAAAACAACTGGTTGTTAATGGCCCTTATCAAGTCGAAAGCTACGTTTCGGGACAGCGGATCGTGTTTCGCCGCAACCCCTACTACTGGCGGCGCGATTCCCAAGGTCAACCCCTACCTTACGTCGAGCGGATTGTTTGGCAATTTATTGAGAATACTGATACTCAACTGCTCCGATTCCGCTCTGGGGACTTGGATGTGATGGGGGATGTGCGTCCTCTGCGTCCAGAGTACTTTTCGCTGCTCAAGCGTGAAGAAAAACGAGGCAAATTCAAGCTTTATAATGGTGGGCCTTGGTCTGGCACCACCTATCTCACCTTTAACTTGACGGAAGCGAGAGACAAGAATAATCGGCCTTTTGTTGATCCAATTAGGTCTAAGTGGTTCAATACCTTGGCCTTTCGACAAGCGATCGCCCATGCTATCGATCGCCCCCGTATGAACAACAACCTGTTTCGCGGCATCAGCGAGTTACAGGATTCCCCCGTTTCCGTCCAAAGCCCTTACTACCTCTCACCCCAAGAAGGGCTCAAAACCTACGACTACAATCAGCAAAAAGCGAGACAGCTCTTGGAAGGCGCTGGCTTTAAGTACAACGCCCAAGGCCAACTACTCGATGCTGAAAGCCATCTAGTCCGCTTTACATTACTCACTAATGCCGAAAATCGACAGCGCGTGGCGATGGGAGCACAGATTAAGCAAGACCTCAGCGCCATTGGCATTCAAGTTGATTTCACCCCGATTAGCTTTAATACCTTGCTCGACAAAGTTTCTAGTTCACGGGATTGGGAAGCCCACATGATTGGCTTTACAGGCGGGATTGAACCCCACGGTGCCGCAAATCTCTGGATGAGTAGTGGCGGGTCGCACAGCTTGAATCTGAAGCAACAGCCAGGACAGCCGCCCATTCAAGGTTGGCAACCTAAAGATTGGGAGTTAGAAATCGATCGCCTGTATACCGCTGGAGCCAGAGAGCTAGATGAAACCAAACGTAAAGCAATTTATGGCGACTTTCAGCGGATTGTGCAAGAGCAGTTGCCCGTGATTTACCTGGTGAATGAGATTGCGATCGTAGCGGTACGCGATCGCGTCCAAGGGTTGAAGTATACAGGTTTACCGAGTTGGGGCTTATGGAATATTCCGGAACTTAAAATTGAAGACAATCAAGCTAATTAA
- the larB gene encoding nickel pincer cofactor biosynthesis protein LarB codes for MTQPEAIRLLLQAVAHGEVSPDSALEKLKHFDFEPVEDFARVDHHRTLRTGFPEVIWGPGKTPEQIIEIIKVMRDRNPVVMATRIEPEVFAQLQAHIPELHYYALARICALVPAHLEPRHSGTIGLLSAGTADLSVAEEAAITAELSGFRVKRFWDVGVAGIHRLLSNRQAIAEADVLIVVAGMEGALPSVVGGLTDCPVIAVPTSIGYGASFNGLAALLTMLNSCAAGIGVVNIDNGFGAAVLAGQILRTAQKLR; via the coding sequence GTGACTCAACCCGAAGCCATCCGTCTCCTCCTGCAAGCTGTAGCCCACGGTGAAGTCAGCCCTGACTCAGCCCTAGAAAAACTCAAGCACTTTGATTTTGAACCCGTTGAAGATTTTGCTCGTGTTGATCACCACCGTACCTTGCGCACAGGTTTTCCTGAGGTGATTTGGGGGCCTGGAAAAACTCCAGAGCAGATCATTGAAATTATTAAAGTCATGCGCGATCGCAATCCAGTCGTCATGGCGACTCGGATCGAGCCTGAGGTGTTCGCTCAGCTACAAGCCCATATCCCAGAACTGCACTACTACGCCCTAGCCCGGATTTGTGCCTTGGTGCCTGCACACTTAGAACCTCGCCACTCCGGCACGATTGGCTTGCTTTCAGCAGGTACAGCCGATCTGTCTGTCGCCGAAGAAGCGGCCATCACTGCCGAACTGTCTGGTTTCCGAGTCAAGCGATTTTGGGATGTGGGGGTCGCTGGCATTCACCGTTTACTGAGTAACCGTCAGGCGATCGCAGAAGCAGATGTGCTGATTGTGGTGGCAGGCATGGAAGGAGCCTTGCCCAGCGTTGTCGGCGGCTTAACTGACTGCCCAGTGATCGCAGTGCCCACCAGTATTGGCTATGGGGCAAGCTTCAATGGCTTAGCCGCCTTATTGACCATGCTCAACTCCTGTGCCGCTGGGATTGGGGTGGTGAATATTGACAACGGTTTTGGAGCCGCAGTTCTGGCAGGCCAAATCTTACGGACGGCTCAGAAGCTGCGATAA
- a CDS encoding response regulator transcription factor produces MKRILVVDDDTTLRIALTRYLQNRGYVVQDAGSGVEGLSSFEQSSPDLVVSDVMMPEMDGFEFCRRLRAMRSGQLVPFIFLSSRGEVEDRIQGHDIGADDYLIKPFEPRELVAKIEAQLERSRRTHAEIIRLIQQSNVTTEASPSPLPLTPAEEKVFWEVIQGYTNKQIGDRLFVSPRTVQTHLSNILSKLQLENRSQLVRFAFERGYHPPTEAKEAE; encoded by the coding sequence ATGAAAAGAATTTTAGTCGTCGATGACGATACTACTTTACGAATTGCTTTAACACGCTACCTCCAAAACCGTGGATACGTCGTTCAAGATGCTGGCTCTGGAGTAGAGGGGCTGTCGTCTTTTGAGCAAAGTTCGCCGGATTTAGTGGTTTCTGATGTCATGATGCCAGAGATGGACGGCTTTGAGTTCTGCCGCCGCCTGCGAGCCATGCGCTCTGGTCAACTGGTTCCCTTTATTTTTCTGTCTAGTCGAGGTGAAGTTGAGGATCGCATCCAAGGGCATGATATTGGAGCAGACGACTACTTAATCAAACCGTTTGAACCTAGAGAGCTAGTCGCAAAAATTGAGGCTCAGCTAGAGCGATCGCGCCGCACTCATGCCGAAATTATTCGCTTAATTCAGCAGTCCAACGTTACTACTGAAGCCAGCCCCTCGCCCTTACCCCTTACCCCCGCTGAGGAAAAGGTGTTTTGGGAAGTGATTCAGGGCTACACCAACAAGCAGATTGGCGATCGCTTATTTGTCAGTCCCCGCACTGTCCAAACTCACCTCAGCAATATCCTCAGTAAGCTCCAACTGGAAAACCGCTCTCAGTTAGTGCGCTTTGCCTTTGAAAGAGGCTACCATCCCCCCACCGAAGCCAAAGAAGCTGAGTAA
- a CDS encoding serine/threonine-protein kinase → MAPSLADLSNFRANILNQTAPGQLCGSAQLFRDRYKVLRVLGRGGFGVTFLARDVSLPYHPLCVIKQLCPKVNDPLTLERARKRFEQEAKTLSKLGSHAQIPQLLDYFEADGEFYLVQEYVRGSTLTREIRRYGPQSEAVVKRFLLEMLPLLRYIHSHRVIHRDIKPQNIIRCRDDGRLVLIDFGAVKEQIARLEDTSQRAPTTHFIGTVGFAPPEQLSMRPVFASDLYALGVTCVYLLTGKSPFDFDYDPATGEIDWQGSAQVSDHFARVLTKMLHHAPRDRYQSADALLRALNLEPYLDTLSNCMIVQPHRPEPEHPSTHGARDGYQSPITRTAIAIREWRAKLQNRDLMRRKHLVPVGAVSTPARTQFRPQDT, encoded by the coding sequence ATGGCTCCTTCATTAGCAGATCTATCTAATTTCCGCGCTAACATCCTGAACCAAACGGCCCCAGGTCAACTTTGTGGTTCGGCTCAGTTGTTTCGCGATCGCTACAAAGTTTTGCGAGTTCTAGGTCGAGGTGGCTTTGGTGTCACTTTCCTAGCACGAGATGTCTCCCTGCCCTATCACCCGCTCTGTGTGATCAAGCAGCTATGCCCCAAAGTCAACGATCCTTTGACATTGGAGCGAGCCCGGAAGCGGTTTGAGCAGGAAGCCAAAACTCTGAGCAAATTAGGGAGCCATGCACAAATCCCTCAACTGTTGGACTATTTTGAGGCGGACGGCGAGTTTTACCTTGTGCAAGAGTACGTCCGTGGCTCTACTCTGACCCGTGAGATTCGGCGCTACGGTCCTCAGTCTGAAGCGGTGGTTAAGCGATTTTTGCTAGAGATGCTGCCGCTCCTGCGCTACATTCACAGCCATCGGGTGATTCATCGGGATATTAAGCCCCAAAACATTATTCGTTGCCGAGATGACGGTAGGCTGGTTCTGATTGACTTTGGTGCTGTTAAGGAACAAATCGCACGATTAGAGGACACCAGTCAGCGAGCGCCTACTACCCATTTTATTGGTACTGTTGGTTTTGCTCCTCCAGAGCAGTTGTCCATGCGACCCGTCTTTGCTAGTGACCTCTACGCTCTGGGCGTTACTTGCGTGTATCTCCTCACAGGCAAGTCCCCCTTCGATTTTGACTACGATCCCGCCACGGGAGAAATCGACTGGCAAGGGTCTGCCCAAGTTAGCGATCATTTTGCTCGCGTGCTCACCAAAATGTTGCACCATGCACCACGCGATCGCTATCAATCAGCCGATGCCTTGCTTCGGGCGCTCAATCTAGAGCCCTATCTCGATACCCTCTCCAATTGCATGATTGTGCAACCCCATCGCCCTGAACCGGAACATCCAAGTACTCATGGAGCGCGGGATGGATATCAGTCTCCCATTACCCGGACGGCGATCGCCATTCGAGAGTGGAGAGCAAAGTTACAAAACCGAGATTTGATGAGGCGGAAACACCTAGTTCCTGTGGGTGCCGTTAGTACGCCTGCGCGCACTCAGTTTCGTCCTCAAGACACTTGA
- a CDS encoding adenylyltransferase/cytidyltransferase family protein, giving the protein MIPGVYTLTELQQAIAAAPNQWRPLVLTNGCFDLLHVGHIRYLQTAKTLGRSLVVGLNSDESVQALKPQPLGQPARPIVPAPQRAELLAALKPVDAVVVFAESTAAPLIAALEPDVYVKGGDYKLETLPEASTVQACGGQIEFVAVEVPTSSTAIINQILQSSG; this is encoded by the coding sequence ATGATTCCTGGCGTTTACACTTTGACTGAACTACAGCAAGCGATTGCCGCAGCGCCAAACCAATGGCGACCCTTAGTGTTGACCAATGGCTGCTTCGACCTACTTCACGTCGGACACATTCGCTATCTTCAAACCGCAAAAACCCTGGGGCGATCGCTGGTAGTGGGTCTAAACAGTGACGAATCCGTGCAAGCCCTCAAGCCTCAGCCTCTAGGACAGCCTGCTCGCCCCATTGTTCCAGCCCCTCAGCGAGCCGAACTCCTAGCTGCCCTCAAGCCTGTAGATGCTGTTGTGGTCTTTGCCGAGAGCACTGCCGCTCCTCTAATTGCCGCTCTTGAGCCTGATGTCTACGTCAAGGGAGGAGACTACAAGCTAGAAACGCTACCTGAAGCTTCTACTGTGCAAGCTTGTGGGGGTCAAATCGAATTCGTTGCCGTAGAAGTACCCACTTCCTCTACTGCCATCATTAATCAAATTTTGCAGTCCAGCGGATAA
- a CDS encoding GAF domain-containing sensor histidine kinase, producing MASSAREQQRLLALVDLGLLEAESVPVFEEATQTAALFLDIPVCIFGVIDQDRQWIKSAVGLSRLGLMNELAASRQMLRSESFCSKVIESHQVLAINDTSADPEFADSLLSQRYRIRAYLGVPLLDSVGNCLGTLAVMDLVPRNFTSREIQFLELTARWSMSEFERNRLVKAQQAIPLQGQSRLGPVEDELGYEVNAASTSALAISLEQAARNVSQAEKLALAQTPLNNPVKIQLLAQLTQELRTPLTSVMGMASVLNREIYGPLTSKQKEYLNIVYQSGQYLLSLVNEILELGSLDDRAETLNLASVDIEMLCQQAINTLEQAACRREQEIRLSIEPGPRIWLLDKNKVRQILYHLVFGLIQASSAGSIVRIHVSRKQNRLNIAIWVSHPWLGDSLPNTELYTYPSPTSAETSGSETAYSGHQAWNSSVESNGLAISTTSSTLTTAEAPEPSEFTQEAGSRESLGVLLSRQLAEMHGGQISIQGAPEAGYRYVVSLPQMADMEEAL from the coding sequence TTGGCAAGCTCAGCTCGAGAACAGCAACGCTTATTAGCGTTAGTGGACTTGGGATTGCTAGAGGCAGAGAGTGTTCCAGTTTTTGAAGAGGCCACGCAAACCGCTGCCCTTTTCTTAGACATCCCTGTTTGCATTTTTGGCGTTATTGATCAAGATCGCCAATGGATTAAGTCAGCGGTAGGCTTGTCCAGGTTAGGTCTGATGAATGAGTTGGCAGCCTCTCGTCAGATGCTACGCAGTGAATCTTTTTGTAGCAAGGTGATTGAGAGCCATCAAGTTCTAGCGATCAATGACACTAGTGCCGATCCAGAGTTCGCCGATAGCTTACTGTCACAACGCTATCGCATTCGGGCTTACCTAGGCGTTCCCTTACTGGACTCAGTTGGTAATTGCCTTGGCACCCTGGCTGTGATGGATTTAGTCCCTCGTAACTTTACGAGCCGCGAGATTCAGTTCTTAGAACTCACGGCGCGTTGGAGCATGAGTGAATTTGAACGCAACCGTCTTGTCAAAGCCCAGCAAGCGATTCCTCTTCAGGGGCAATCTCGCCTAGGCCCTGTTGAAGATGAGTTAGGTTATGAGGTCAATGCGGCTTCTACCAGTGCTCTTGCCATTTCGTTGGAGCAAGCTGCCCGGAATGTCAGTCAGGCAGAAAAGTTAGCATTAGCCCAGACACCTCTAAACAACCCAGTCAAAATTCAATTGTTGGCCCAACTCACTCAGGAACTACGCACTCCCTTAACCTCGGTGATGGGAATGGCGAGTGTGTTGAATCGGGAGATCTATGGCCCGCTGACGAGCAAACAAAAAGAATATCTCAACATTGTTTATCAGAGTGGGCAGTATCTCCTCTCGCTAGTAAACGAAATTCTGGAGTTGGGGTCGTTAGACGATCGCGCCGAAACTCTCAACTTGGCATCTGTAGATATTGAGATGCTGTGCCAGCAAGCCATCAATACGCTGGAGCAAGCTGCATGTCGCCGGGAACAAGAAATTCGTCTGAGCATTGAGCCAGGTCCTCGCATCTGGTTACTAGACAAAAATAAAGTTAGGCAGATTCTGTATCACTTAGTTTTCGGGCTTATCCAAGCATCGAGTGCCGGAAGCATTGTCCGCATTCATGTGTCTCGGAAGCAAAATCGGCTGAATATTGCCATTTGGGTTTCCCACCCTTGGCTAGGAGATAGCTTGCCTAACACAGAGCTTTATACCTATCCATCTCCTACTTCTGCCGAAACGAGTGGCTCTGAAACAGCGTATTCGGGCCATCAGGCTTGGAATAGTAGTGTAGAGAGTAATGGTTTGGCGATTAGCACTACGAGTAGCACGCTGACGACTGCGGAAGCTCCAGAACCCTCAGAATTTACTCAGGAAGCGGGTTCACGTGAAAGTCTAGGAGTGCTTTTGAGCCGTCAGTTGGCAGAGATGCATGGTGGGCAGATCTCGATCCAGGGGGCACCGGAGGCGGGCTACCGCTATGTGGTCAGTTTGCCGCAAATGGCTGATATGGAAGAAGCACTCTAG
- a CDS encoding GUN4 domain-containing protein: MNELQQLDMSGFTTDSNLSSATHTASQLDDLRLKLKSELPKAQLQALQDSIQAGEAGLALLMEFLLERRATVATFIEGTAYQALYAANSPKTVEFLQTHFPTGLVPLRSERNIDYSELQKLLAQQDLEAADRLTLQKLCELAGPAAVQRKWVYFTEVSSLPVTDLHTINSLWLVHSEGKFGFSVQREIWLSVGKDWDKLWPKIGWKSANNWTRYPQGFTWNLSAPKGHLPLSNQLRGVRVMAALLAHPAWLPPSNAQ; the protein is encoded by the coding sequence ATGAATGAATTGCAGCAACTTGACATGAGCGGTTTTACTACTGATTCAAATCTTTCTTCTGCAACCCATACAGCGAGTCAACTAGACGACCTCCGGCTCAAGTTAAAGTCTGAGCTTCCTAAGGCTCAGTTGCAAGCCTTACAAGACAGCATTCAGGCAGGTGAAGCAGGGTTAGCCTTATTAATGGAATTTCTGCTAGAGCGTCGTGCTACAGTTGCAACCTTCATTGAAGGCACAGCTTATCAAGCGCTTTATGCTGCTAACTCCCCCAAAACTGTAGAATTTCTCCAAACCCATTTTCCTACAGGCCTTGTCCCTTTACGCTCAGAGCGCAACATCGACTACAGCGAACTGCAAAAACTGTTGGCCCAACAAGACCTAGAAGCAGCCGATCGCCTCACCTTACAAAAGCTCTGTGAATTAGCTGGCCCTGCCGCAGTTCAGCGCAAATGGGTTTACTTTACGGAAGTTTCTAGCTTACCAGTTACAGATCTACACACGATTAATAGTCTTTGGCTCGTGCATTCCGAAGGTAAATTTGGCTTTTCTGTACAACGAGAAATTTGGCTAAGTGTTGGCAAAGACTGGGACAAGCTTTGGCCCAAAATTGGTTGGAAATCAGCGAACAACTGGACAAGATATCCCCAAGGGTTTACTTGGAACCTCAGCGCTCCAAAAGGCCATCTGCCGCTTTCTAACCAATTGCGAGGCGTGCGAGTGATGGCTGCTCTCTTGGCTCACCCAGCTTGGCTCCCTCCCTCAAATGCTCAATAG